In one Bradyrhizobium sp. 4 genomic region, the following are encoded:
- a CDS encoding alpha/beta hydrolase — protein MTLFQRLLVVLMAWLAMAGIVPDATAAEFYTEDLRIPMAEAGPQGLEAFLVRPAGARRYPLALLSHGSPRSFDDRATMSAHKYYGIALEYARRGFAALIVMRRGYGTSPGGRVDSVGGCATAAYLPAAAVAVADLRAAIEAMVRRADVTTSGMIAAGHSAGGFATVALTAQAPAGLVAAINFAGGRGSRDDDDVCNPNGLVQAFATFGKTSRAPMLWVYASNDSYFGPELARRLHDGFRASGGNAKFVAAPPYGDDGHYLYSVVSRPQWTPYLDAFLRERGLGHDVLSLPDPLPPPGQLSEAARAEFARYLASTMPHKAFAVSPNGGYGWRSGRATADDAQRDSLGACTKWSPTCTLYAVDDKLAGAAPSASTDQSSRSR, from the coding sequence ATGACGCTGTTTCAGAGGCTTCTGGTTGTTCTGATGGCCTGGCTTGCGATGGCCGGCATCGTTCCCGATGCGACGGCCGCGGAGTTCTACACCGAGGATTTGCGTATCCCGATGGCCGAGGCCGGACCGCAGGGGCTGGAGGCGTTCCTGGTCCGGCCGGCCGGGGCCAGGCGCTATCCGCTGGCGCTGCTCAGCCACGGCTCACCGCGCAGTTTCGACGATCGCGCGACGATGTCCGCGCACAAATATTACGGCATCGCTCTCGAATATGCCCGGCGCGGCTTCGCCGCGCTGATCGTGATGCGGCGCGGCTACGGCACCTCCCCCGGCGGGCGCGTCGACAGCGTCGGCGGCTGCGCGACTGCCGCTTATCTGCCGGCCGCGGCGGTCGCGGTGGCGGATTTGCGCGCGGCGATCGAGGCGATGGTGCGCAGGGCCGACGTCACCACCTCGGGCATGATCGCGGCCGGCCATTCCGCCGGCGGGTTCGCCACTGTCGCGTTGACCGCGCAGGCGCCAGCGGGTCTCGTCGCCGCGATCAACTTTGCCGGCGGGCGCGGCTCGCGCGACGACGACGACGTCTGCAATCCCAACGGGCTGGTGCAGGCCTTCGCCACGTTCGGCAAAACCTCCCGCGCGCCGATGCTGTGGGTCTATGCCAGCAACGATTCCTACTTCGGTCCCGAGCTCGCGCGGCGCCTCCATGACGGATTTCGCGCCAGCGGCGGCAACGCGAAATTCGTCGCAGCGCCGCCTTACGGCGACGATGGCCACTATCTCTATTCGGTGGTGAGCCGTCCGCAATGGACGCCATATCTCGACGCCTTCCTGCGCGAGCGAGGTCTCGGCCACGACGTCCTGAGTCTGCCCGATCCGCTGCCGCCGCCGGGCCAGCTCAGCGAGGCCGCGCGCGCCGAGTTCGCGCGGTATCTCGCCAGCACGATGCCGCACAAGGCTTTTGCGGTGTCGCCGAACGGCGGTTACGGCTGGCGTTCGGGGCGCGCGACCGCCGACGACGCCCAGCGCGATTCACTTGGCGCCTGCACAAAATGGTCACCCACCTGCACGCTCTATGCGGTCGACGACAAATTGGCCGGGGCTGCGCCAAGCGCATCAACGGACCAGAGCTCGCGGTCGCGATAG
- a CDS encoding transglycosylase SLT domain-containing protein: protein MLRDRTHINARATWTHVAIAVLWLASTSVRAQDGALNDVGPALAAGGHNADLGAGETPASRAAIRKIIERETAKTNLPADIAEAVVFVESGYNPGTIGTVGEIGLMQLRPETAAMLGFRGNNAELAEPDINIHYGVLYLSRAWRLAGGDLCRALMKYRAGHDEESMTPRSQVYCHRARNRLVSMNSTNVGSQAAAVPDVAPAPTPAPTVSKSAHNQKSAHSQKTPAQPKDVYARYRQGTAVASRAYWAAQEARVRLIKARVEAKWKRVASRQ, encoded by the coding sequence ATGCTGCGGGATCGAACACACATCAATGCCCGCGCGACGTGGACACACGTTGCGATAGCCGTGCTTTGGTTGGCATCCACCTCCGTGCGCGCTCAGGACGGCGCTCTAAACGACGTGGGACCGGCGTTGGCGGCCGGCGGTCACAATGCAGATCTCGGCGCCGGAGAGACGCCGGCATCGCGGGCAGCGATTCGAAAAATTATCGAAAGAGAAACGGCCAAGACCAATCTGCCCGCGGACATTGCGGAGGCCGTCGTCTTCGTTGAAAGCGGTTACAATCCGGGCACCATTGGCACCGTCGGCGAGATCGGCCTCATGCAGCTTCGGCCCGAAACGGCAGCGATGCTCGGATTTCGGGGAAATAACGCAGAGCTCGCAGAGCCCGACATCAACATCCACTACGGCGTTCTCTATCTGAGCCGCGCATGGCGCCTCGCAGGCGGGGACCTTTGCCGCGCCCTGATGAAATATCGAGCAGGTCATGACGAGGAGTCCATGACTCCGCGCTCCCAGGTCTATTGTCATCGCGCCCGCAATCGTCTTGTCTCCATGAACTCGACGAATGTGGGAAGCCAAGCCGCGGCCGTCCCAGATGTAGCACCGGCGCCAACTCCGGCACCCACCGTCTCGAAGTCAGCGCACAATCAGAAGTCGGCACACAGTCAAAAGACACCGGCACAGCCGAAGGACGTTTACGCGCGTTACCGTCAAGGCACGGCGGTCGCGAGCAGGGCATATTGGGCAGCACAGGAAGCCCGGGTCCGCCTCATCAAGGCTCGCGTCGAAGCCAAGTGGAAACGGGTGGCATCACGCCAATAG
- a CDS encoding glycoside hydrolase family 5 protein, with protein sequence MMTSMIQAMAGHRTLGRNGLLWIASVIASASLSVPVCAQQAQTLESRFLLGIGTHQGLGGPVSSRGYVPSVNVGQIKQLGFNAFRDDFPWSDFELPGRRMGFTPRLGRLDAQVQSGIARPLLILAFGHHLVPNSSPPTTDEARQRFADYAAAAARSIAPQRPIFELWNEWNLAAKKDAAFSAENYLALAKAARPAVKQAVPNAPFVVGAIGDDPGWTWTEKMLQTGILQYADGASIHLYNFCMAPSKRNSTEIIDRLTAFHRLVGQASGNPDFPIYVTETGWTTAANKCGVSEQAQADNTAQLILWASTAARWLKGMWIYELKNSGQNPAELEDNFGVYGFDNSPKPVACAARGAWAFIRSTLTAERRSLATGVMSIGASSTTGGKVAVWSEDPDRRYEVRIRGDLPGATFAAPCDATARPASGIWLPVSSTPVLIAANNDAIPALDIRPAR encoded by the coding sequence ATGATGACGAGTATGATCCAGGCGATGGCAGGCCACCGCACCTTGGGTCGCAACGGGCTGCTCTGGATCGCGAGCGTCATCGCGTCTGCTTCTCTGTCGGTCCCGGTATGCGCTCAACAGGCTCAAACGCTTGAGAGCAGATTCCTGCTGGGTATCGGCACCCATCAGGGACTGGGAGGGCCGGTCAGTTCGCGAGGCTACGTGCCCTCCGTGAACGTCGGTCAGATCAAGCAATTGGGCTTCAACGCCTTCCGCGATGATTTTCCCTGGTCTGATTTCGAATTGCCTGGCCGCCGGATGGGCTTCACGCCGCGATTGGGCAGGCTCGACGCGCAGGTTCAGTCCGGCATCGCCCGGCCGCTCCTCATTCTTGCATTCGGTCATCACCTCGTGCCGAACTCGTCGCCCCCGACGACGGACGAAGCCCGGCAGCGGTTCGCGGACTATGCGGCAGCGGCAGCGCGATCGATCGCGCCACAGCGCCCGATCTTCGAACTCTGGAACGAGTGGAATCTGGCAGCGAAGAAAGACGCTGCATTCTCAGCCGAGAATTACCTGGCCCTCGCCAAGGCAGCACGGCCGGCGGTCAAGCAGGCGGTGCCGAATGCGCCTTTCGTCGTCGGCGCGATCGGCGACGATCCCGGATGGACGTGGACGGAGAAGATGCTGCAAACCGGGATTCTTCAATACGCCGACGGCGCCTCGATTCATCTTTACAATTTCTGCATGGCGCCGTCGAAGCGCAATTCGACCGAGATCATCGACCGGCTCACTGCGTTCCATCGGCTGGTCGGCCAAGCGAGCGGCAATCCCGACTTCCCCATTTACGTGACCGAAACTGGCTGGACCACGGCTGCGAACAAATGCGGTGTCAGCGAGCAGGCCCAGGCCGACAACACGGCACAGCTCATCCTGTGGGCCTCGACAGCGGCGCGCTGGCTCAAGGGGATGTGGATTTATGAGCTCAAGAACAGTGGCCAGAATCCAGCCGAGCTGGAGGACAATTTTGGCGTCTACGGTTTCGACAATTCGCCCAAACCCGTAGCCTGCGCGGCGCGTGGCGCCTGGGCATTCATTCGCTCCACCCTAACCGCGGAACGTAGGAGCCTTGCCACCGGGGTGATGTCCATCGGAGCATCCTCGACCACCGGCGGCAAAGTCGCGGTCTGGTCCGAAGATCCGGATCGACGCTACGAGGTCCGGATCAGAGGCGATCTGCCGGGTGCGACTTTCGCGGCGCCCTGCGATGCAACCGCAAGGCCCGCCTCCGGGATCTGGCTGCCGGTTTCGAGCACGCCGGTCCTGATCGCCGCCAATAATGACGCCATTCCCGCACTGGATATACGGCCGGCACGGTAA
- a CDS encoding NAD-dependent epimerase/dehydratase family protein, producing the protein MAPVVVTGAAGFIGMHVCERLLARGERVVGIDAVTPYYDPALKRARLETLKHDAFTFHEIDLADFAAVTRVFDEVSPDRVVHLAAQPGVRASIDDPITSIRANCDGFVTVLEAGRRHGLAHLVYASSSSVYGANRTLPYSTEHSVNHPVSLYAASKKANELMAHTFAHVHKLPVTGLRFFTVYGPWGRPDMAAWLFTRAIFAGEPIKLFNHGNMWRDFTYVDDIVEGVIRTLDRPATPNPAWNAEQPENSSSYAPYRVYNIGNNCSVNLIEFVETLEKIIGKPAIRTLLPMQAGDVLETRADISALQRDVGFTPSTPLADGLGRFVDWYRNYHRI; encoded by the coding sequence TTGGCCCCCGTGGTGGTTACCGGCGCTGCCGGCTTCATCGGCATGCATGTCTGTGAGCGCTTGCTCGCGCGCGGGGAACGAGTTGTCGGCATCGACGCAGTGACCCCTTACTATGATCCGGCGCTCAAGCGCGCTCGCCTCGAGACGCTCAAGCATGATGCCTTCACATTCCACGAGATCGATCTTGCCGACTTCGCTGCGGTGACGCGTGTGTTCGACGAGGTCTCGCCCGATCGCGTGGTGCACCTCGCGGCGCAGCCCGGCGTGCGCGCGTCGATCGACGATCCCATCACCAGCATCCGCGCCAATTGTGATGGCTTCGTCACCGTGCTCGAAGCCGGCCGGCGCCACGGTCTGGCGCATCTCGTCTACGCCTCCTCGAGCTCAGTGTACGGCGCCAATCGCACCTTGCCGTACTCGACCGAGCATTCGGTCAATCATCCGGTCAGCCTCTACGCCGCGAGCAAGAAGGCCAACGAGCTGATGGCGCACACGTTCGCACATGTTCACAAGCTGCCGGTGACCGGTCTTCGCTTCTTCACTGTCTATGGTCCATGGGGCCGGCCCGACATGGCCGCCTGGCTCTTCACGCGCGCGATCTTTGCGGGTGAGCCGATCAAGCTTTTCAATCATGGAAATATGTGGCGCGATTTCACCTATGTCGACGACATCGTCGAGGGCGTGATCCGCACCCTCGATCGCCCCGCGACGCCGAATCCCGCGTGGAACGCCGAGCAGCCGGAAAACTCGTCGAGCTATGCGCCGTATCGCGTCTACAACATCGGCAACAATTGCTCGGTCAACTTGATCGAGTTCGTCGAGACACTGGAGAAGATCATCGGCAAGCCTGCGATCCGCACGCTTTTGCCGATGCAGGCTGGCGACGTCCTCGAGACGCGTGCCGACATTTCGGCCCTGCAACGCGACGTCGGCTTCACGCCCTCGACGCCGCTGGCGGATGGCTTGGGCCGCTTTGTCGACTGGTATCGAAATTATCACCGCATATAA
- a CDS encoding mannose-1-phosphate guanylyltransferase/mannose-6-phosphate isomerase translates to MSQKIIPLIMCGGAGTRLWPASREVRPKQFLPLFGTRSTFQDTLLRVSEASLFDRPIVITNASYRFMVLEQLAEIGIEADVILEPMRRDSGPAIAAGAVFAQNRSSEAIVLALAADHVVQDNAAFVAACRQGLTAASAGRIVTFGVKPERPATEYGYISPGEVISGEVHAVARFVEKPDAVKAADYVNSGYLWNSGNFMFPASVLLDEYRKVDAASVEAISNAVTNAGRDLGFVTLEPEAFGAAKAISIDYAVMEKTARAAVVPVSCGWSDVGSWHAVWELSDKDAQGNASHGAAVFEDSRNCNVTTDAALVALEGVDDLIVVATADAVLVSRQKDANGLKRLVTKLKAVAPKVTEEHLKVHRPWGSYQSVDNGERHQVKRIVVKPGGRLSLQKHHHRAEHWIVVRGTARVTVNETVKSVHENESIYIPMGAVHRMENPGKIMLELIEVQTGSYLGEDDIIRIEDDYQRS, encoded by the coding sequence GTGTCCCAAAAAATCATCCCCCTGATCATGTGCGGCGGTGCCGGAACGCGGCTGTGGCCGGCTTCGCGCGAGGTGCGCCCCAAGCAATTCCTGCCGCTGTTCGGCACCCGCTCGACCTTCCAGGACACGCTGTTGCGCGTCTCGGAGGCCTCGCTGTTCGATCGCCCGATCGTCATCACCAACGCCTCCTACCGCTTCATGGTGCTGGAGCAACTCGCCGAGATCGGCATCGAGGCCGACGTGATCCTCGAGCCGATGCGGCGCGATTCCGGCCCTGCGATCGCCGCCGGCGCGGTGTTCGCGCAGAACCGCTCGAGTGAAGCGATCGTGCTCGCGCTCGCCGCCGACCACGTGGTGCAGGACAATGCGGCCTTCGTCGCGGCGTGCCGCCAGGGCCTCACCGCCGCGAGCGCCGGGCGCATCGTCACCTTCGGCGTCAAGCCGGAACGGCCGGCGACCGAATACGGCTATATAAGCCCGGGCGAGGTCATCTCCGGCGAGGTGCACGCGGTCGCGCGCTTCGTCGAGAAGCCGGATGCGGTGAAGGCCGCCGACTACGTCAATTCCGGCTATCTCTGGAACAGCGGCAACTTCATGTTCCCGGCCAGCGTCCTGCTCGACGAATACCGCAAGGTCGATGCGGCGAGCGTGGAGGCGATCTCCAATGCGGTCACCAATGCCGGCCGCGATCTTGGATTCGTGACGCTGGAGCCCGAGGCGTTCGGCGCGGCCAAGGCGATCTCGATCGACTATGCGGTGATGGAGAAGACCGCGCGCGCCGCTGTGGTGCCGGTGTCGTGCGGATGGTCCGACGTCGGCTCCTGGCACGCGGTGTGGGAATTGTCGGACAAGGACGCGCAAGGCAATGCTTCGCATGGCGCCGCCGTGTTCGAGGATAGCCGCAATTGCAACGTCACTACCGATGCCGCGCTGGTCGCACTCGAAGGCGTCGACGATCTCATCGTGGTGGCGACCGCGGACGCGGTGCTGGTCTCGCGCCAGAAGGATGCCAACGGGCTCAAGCGGCTGGTTACAAAACTCAAGGCGGTCGCGCCGAAAGTCACCGAGGAGCATCTCAAGGTGCATCGGCCCTGGGGCAGCTACCAGTCGGTCGACAATGGCGAGCGCCACCAGGTCAAGCGCATCGTGGTCAAGCCCGGCGGGCGTCTGTCGCTGCAGAAGCACCATCATCGTGCCGAGCACTGGATCGTGGTCCGCGGCACCGCCCGCGTCACCGTCAACGAGACCGTCAAAAGCGTGCACGAGAACGAGTCGATCTACATTCCGATGGGCGCGGTGCACCGGATGGAGAACCCCGGTAAAATCATGCTGGAGCTGATCGAGGTCCAGACGGGAAGCTATCTCGGTGAAGACGACATCATCCGGATTGAAGACGATTATCAGCGCTCTTGA
- a CDS encoding MBL fold metallo-hydrolase, translated as MEVILLGTGGPRPDPRRMATTTLIRLGEENILIDAGRGVMVQLSKAGVPLGSINTVFLTHHHFDHIGDLYDVMLNSWLHGRKDDLRIYGPPDTERLVNTLVTQVYDKDIAWRDQGEPSFGGWKPVVATDIIPGPVLDTGRWKISAELVSHGDGLDMSPAFLARWMCLGYRFEAEGKVIAISGDTVPCPGLERLAEGADLLVQCCFLATPEIDNEHLRRLAKFTIACGDTVGKVAAKAGVKKLALTHHRPRTDDSMLNALLADVRRDYSGPVVLGEDLTRIEV; from the coding sequence ATGGAAGTCATCCTGCTCGGCACCGGCGGCCCGCGCCCGGACCCGCGCCGCATGGCGACGACCACGCTGATCAGGCTCGGCGAGGAAAACATCCTGATCGACGCAGGCCGCGGCGTCATGGTGCAGCTCAGCAAGGCTGGCGTGCCGCTCGGCTCCATCAACACGGTCTTTCTCACCCATCACCATTTCGACCACATCGGCGACCTCTACGACGTGATGCTCAATTCATGGCTGCATGGGCGCAAGGACGATCTGCGCATCTATGGACCGCCGGATACCGAACGGCTCGTCAATACGCTGGTCACGCAGGTCTACGACAAGGACATCGCCTGGCGCGATCAGGGTGAGCCAAGCTTCGGCGGCTGGAAACCAGTCGTCGCGACCGACATTATACCCGGCCCCGTTCTCGACACCGGCCGCTGGAAGATCAGCGCCGAACTCGTCTCGCATGGCGACGGCCTCGACATGTCGCCGGCCTTCCTCGCACGCTGGATGTGTCTCGGGTACCGCTTCGAGGCCGAAGGCAAGGTCATCGCAATTTCGGGCGACACGGTGCCCTGCCCCGGTCTCGAGCGACTGGCCGAGGGGGCCGACCTGCTGGTCCAGTGCTGCTTCCTCGCCACGCCGGAGATCGACAACGAGCACCTGCGCCGGCTTGCGAAATTCACGATCGCCTGCGGCGATACAGTCGGCAAGGTCGCGGCCAAGGCCGGCGTCAAGAAGCTCGCGCTGACCCATCACCGGCCTCGCACCGACGATTCCATGCTCAATGCGCTGCTTGCGGATGTCAGGCGGGACTATTCGGGTCCTGTCGTGCTCGGCGAGGACCTCACGCGGATCGAGGTCTGA
- a CDS encoding glycosyltransferase family 1 protein: MKLFINGRFLSQKLTGVQRYAAELVKAIDVLLASDQLPAALRGAEWQLLVPSETSETINLTRIKIRKIGRLSGHAWDQIELARAAAGGRLISLANAGPVFHRDHIVVIHDAQVFRRPDFFNWRYLAVHRTMGRLLARRATIATVSAFSRNELAAMLGLSKTDIPIFPNSAEHFASTTPDPGILDRLGLQPGKYFLFVGSRTKNKNLAVAIEAARLLERKDVPLVIVGGDNSKVFQDNLGESESGLLLAGRLADGEIAALYAHALAFVFPSLYEGFGVPPLEAMIFGCPVISSTADAVMETCGEAAAYFSANDARALQQLMLERLAVGAISDQERRKQQDRLALYSWQDSARALLGFLASRA, translated from the coding sequence TTGAAACTTTTCATCAACGGCCGCTTTCTCTCGCAAAAACTGACCGGCGTTCAGCGTTATGCCGCCGAACTGGTCAAAGCGATCGATGTCTTGCTTGCGTCCGACCAATTGCCCGCTGCCCTCAGAGGAGCAGAGTGGCAATTGCTCGTGCCGAGCGAGACGAGCGAAACGATCAATCTCACTCGCATCAAGATTCGCAAGATAGGACGGTTGAGCGGACATGCCTGGGATCAGATTGAACTTGCGCGCGCCGCCGCTGGAGGTCGCCTGATCAGTCTGGCCAATGCCGGACCTGTGTTTCATCGCGATCATATCGTCGTCATCCACGACGCACAGGTCTTCCGCCGGCCCGATTTCTTCAATTGGCGCTATCTGGCCGTCCACCGAACGATGGGTCGGCTGCTTGCACGCCGGGCCACGATCGCGACCGTATCGGCCTTTTCTCGCAATGAACTGGCTGCAATGCTTGGCCTGTCGAAAACGGACATTCCGATATTCCCCAACAGCGCGGAGCATTTCGCGTCCACAACGCCTGATCCCGGTATTCTCGACCGACTAGGGCTTCAGCCGGGAAAATATTTTCTCTTTGTCGGCTCCAGAACCAAGAACAAGAATCTTGCCGTTGCGATTGAGGCCGCGCGGCTACTCGAACGAAAAGACGTTCCGCTCGTCATTGTCGGCGGAGATAACAGCAAGGTATTTCAAGACAATCTGGGCGAGAGCGAATCGGGCCTGCTTCTGGCAGGACGCCTGGCGGACGGGGAGATTGCAGCTCTGTATGCACACGCCCTGGCGTTTGTCTTTCCCTCTCTATACGAGGGCTTTGGTGTCCCGCCACTGGAAGCCATGATCTTCGGCTGTCCGGTCATATCCTCCACGGCTGACGCGGTGATGGAAACGTGCGGCGAAGCAGCTGCTTATTTTTCCGCCAACGATGCTCGAGCGCTGCAACAGCTTATGCTCGAAAGGTTGGCAGTTGGCGCAATCTCTGATCAGGAGCGCAGAAAGCAACAGGATCGTCTTGCATTATACTCGTGGCAAGACTCGGCGCGAGCATTGCTGGGTTTTCTCGCATCGCGAGCATAG
- a CDS encoding aldose 1-epimerase family protein, producing the protein MTDDTHTIRSGGLTATIKAQGAEMCSLASDAGIEFVWQAEPAWPRHAPLLFPIVGRLANDELRHRGRTYRMTQHGFARDSRFAWVERGERRCVLVLEDSETTRALYPFAFRLTATYALDESGLDLSLVIANTGKEILPASLGGHPAFNWPLQPGLAKESYALSFANAEPSPVRRLDGGLLRPATEPSPVEGSVLPLSESLFVDDAIIFDRIASNSVRYAVEQGASTGPWLKMSWGGFRELGVWSKPSGAPFLCIEPWRGYASPAGFDGEFTDKPGLMHIAPGTEEQLSFRVEVGSS; encoded by the coding sequence ATGACCGACGACACGCACACGATCCGCAGCGGCGGACTCACCGCGACCATCAAGGCGCAAGGCGCGGAGATGTGTTCGCTGGCGAGCGATGCCGGCATCGAGTTCGTCTGGCAGGCGGAGCCGGCCTGGCCGCGACATGCGCCGCTGCTGTTTCCGATCGTCGGGCGCCTCGCCAATGACGAATTGCGGCACCGGGGCAGGACCTACCGGATGACCCAGCACGGCTTCGCGCGTGACAGCCGCTTTGCGTGGGTGGAACGAGGCGAAAGACGCTGTGTCCTGGTGCTCGAAGACAGCGAGACGACGCGCGCGCTCTACCCCTTCGCGTTCCGCCTGACGGCAACCTATGCGCTCGACGAATCCGGTCTCGATCTTTCACTCGTGATCGCGAACACCGGCAAGGAGATATTGCCGGCCTCGCTCGGCGGCCATCCCGCTTTCAACTGGCCGCTCCAACCGGGGCTGGCGAAGGAGAGCTACGCGCTGAGCTTCGCAAACGCAGAGCCATCGCCCGTCCGCCGTCTCGATGGCGGCTTGCTGCGCCCGGCAACCGAGCCGAGCCCGGTCGAAGGCTCCGTGTTGCCTCTGTCCGAATCCCTGTTCGTCGACGACGCAATCATCTTCGATCGGATCGCGAGCAATTCGGTCCGCTATGCCGTGGAGCAGGGCGCCTCCACCGGGCCGTGGTTGAAAATGTCATGGGGCGGCTTTCGCGAGCTTGGCGTCTGGTCGAAACCATCGGGCGCGCCGTTCCTCTGCATCGAGCCCTGGCGCGGCTATGCCAGTCCGGCCGGCTTCGACGGCGAATTCACTGACAAGCCGGGCCTGATGCACATCGCGCCCGGGACGGAAGAGCAATTGTCATTTCGGGTTGAGGTTGGATCGTCCTGA
- a CDS encoding glycosyltransferase — protein sequence MSIFPTQSSARQAVKVLHVAETIRGGIASYLNELHPQQQASFGAENVHYVVPSDHRHDLVGIDDSQITTFDRSGRSIAGLFQMLRASMQALDAFKPDVMHLHSSFAGLVLRPALAARSEGPRVVYCPHGWAFSRETGRLSHLAAKAAETLLARTSDRIICISGDEFNEAVRAGIPTDRLTLVHNGISKSRPLPHGVATDWTSKKAKVLFIGRLDRQKGFDLLIEAARSLEDVLDVRIVGASVVNKFDGAAVPANVSLLGWLDRQQIETQLEAADLVVIPSRWEAFGLVALEAMRAAKPILAFHSGALPEIVVDGVTGVLCEPVAVQPLIDGFRRMLDLDLKVLGQRGYDRFKQFYDVQKTHRQLHQVYVELLDDSKSGAEQNVALQSDLSKPF from the coding sequence ATGTCGATCTTCCCAACTCAATCCTCCGCAAGGCAGGCGGTGAAGGTGCTGCATGTCGCAGAAACCATCCGGGGTGGGATAGCGAGCTACCTGAACGAATTGCATCCGCAGCAGCAAGCGAGCTTCGGCGCGGAGAACGTGCACTATGTTGTGCCATCGGATCATCGCCACGACCTCGTTGGAATCGATGACAGCCAGATCACAACCTTCGACAGATCGGGCCGCAGCATCGCCGGACTGTTTCAGATGCTGCGGGCGAGCATGCAGGCGCTCGACGCCTTCAAGCCTGACGTGATGCATCTCCATTCGTCGTTTGCCGGACTCGTTCTCAGGCCCGCGTTGGCCGCTCGTTCTGAAGGTCCTCGCGTCGTCTATTGCCCGCATGGCTGGGCATTCTCGCGAGAAACCGGCCGCCTGAGCCATCTGGCGGCAAAAGCTGCAGAGACTCTTCTGGCCCGCACGTCGGATCGTATCATCTGCATTTCCGGCGATGAATTCAATGAAGCGGTCCGGGCGGGAATTCCGACTGACCGTCTGACCCTGGTGCACAATGGCATCTCCAAGAGCCGCCCGCTGCCGCACGGCGTTGCAACGGATTGGACTTCAAAGAAGGCCAAGGTCCTTTTCATCGGCCGGCTTGATCGACAAAAGGGCTTCGATCTCCTGATCGAGGCCGCACGATCCCTCGAAGACGTCCTGGATGTTCGCATTGTCGGCGCCTCCGTCGTCAACAAGTTCGACGGAGCTGCGGTTCCCGCCAACGTCTCGCTGCTAGGCTGGCTGGATCGTCAGCAAATCGAGACTCAGCTGGAGGCGGCCGATCTCGTCGTCATCCCGTCACGATGGGAGGCCTTCGGCCTCGTCGCTCTGGAAGCGATGCGCGCGGCCAAGCCCATCCTGGCCTTCCACAGCGGAGCGCTCCCTGAAATCGTCGTTGACGGCGTCACCGGCGTGCTTTGCGAACCTGTTGCCGTTCAACCTCTCATCGACGGCTTCCGACGGATGCTCGATCTGGATCTCAAGGTCCTGGGTCAACGCGGCTACGACCGCTTCAAGCAGTTTTATGACGTCCAGAAGACACACCGCCAGTTGCATCAGGTCTATGTCGAACTCCTCGACGACAGCAAGAGCGGAGCCGAGCAGAACGTGGCGCTGCAATCGGACCTCTCGAAGCCTTTTTGA
- a CDS encoding response regulator transcription factor encodes MNVRSQGGALGDLSFQVGPQAHRTSNIVADSSGQELRVAGRERLIVVEDDPVTRTMLVGYFSENNFDVVGAGSCAECRQALRTRTDLVFLDLQLPDGDGFDLAKEIQATSNAGIIFVTRRDTDVDRILGLEIAGDHYVTKPINLRDLLARARSVLRRRSIDRKAARTHNSIAFGDWIIDLTRRELLGSDGKPVALTRAEFDLLAALVGADGRPLSRDYLIEVVSNRQAEVDIRTVDALVARLRRKLVGSGTPVITTVTGVGYKLALSERL; translated from the coding sequence GTGAATGTACGTTCACAGGGCGGCGCGCTCGGCGACCTGAGCTTCCAGGTCGGCCCACAAGCACACAGGACATCCAACATCGTGGCTGATTCCTCAGGTCAGGAATTGCGTGTCGCTGGCCGGGAGCGACTGATCGTCGTCGAGGACGATCCGGTGACGCGGACGATGCTGGTCGGTTATTTCAGCGAGAACAATTTCGACGTGGTCGGTGCCGGCTCCTGCGCGGAATGCCGCCAGGCGCTGCGGACGCGGACCGATCTCGTCTTCCTCGACCTGCAGCTGCCCGACGGCGATGGCTTCGATCTCGCCAAGGAGATCCAGGCGACCAGCAATGCGGGTATCATCTTCGTGACCCGCCGCGACACCGACGTCGATCGCATCCTCGGCCTCGAGATCGCGGGCGACCACTACGTTACCAAGCCGATCAATTTGCGCGATCTGCTCGCGCGCGCGCGAAGCGTGCTGCGGCGGCGCTCGATCGACCGCAAGGCGGCGCGCACCCACAATTCGATCGCCTTCGGCGACTGGATCATCGACCTGACGCGGCGCGAGCTGCTCGGCAGCGACGGCAAGCCGGTGGCGCTGACGCGCGCCGAGTTCGACCTGCTCGCGGCGCTCGTCGGAGCTGATGGCAGGCCGCTCAGCCGCGACTATCTGATCGAGGTCGTCAGCAACCGCCAGGCCGAGGTCGATATCCGCACTGTCGATGCCCTGGTGGCGAGGCTGCGGCGCAAGCTGGTCGGCAGCGGTACGCCCGTCATCACCACCGTCACCGGCGTCGGCTATAAGCTCGCGTTGAGCGAGCGGCTCTAG